The proteins below are encoded in one region of Mangifera indica cultivar Alphonso chromosome 7, CATAS_Mindica_2.1, whole genome shotgun sequence:
- the LOC123220823 gene encoding putative disease resistance protein RGA1 produces the protein MLPLSLKSLQIEFCEELTFLEDLSVSLLELLKIAGCDYLKCISLDGALPETLNQLELFYCKALETLSSSRNEYLPKALTSICIFACQELKSIGESFDNSTCLKNISLEACENLESLPSLHHLPCLESIKIYVCPKLSVREGVPTSLRQLLINECEDDKGMGMLTSLKMLRFWDLPQLKSISDLTNLTAFEKLDIISLSLLESISDLNNLNSLKELLIENLPQLKSISDFTNLTSLGELYIKGLPQLELIPNLSGLTSLKRLQIEKLPQHELIPNLSGLNSLTELSIKECQKLKSIPSLSGLTSLKKLLIHYLPSLNQFQVSAASSPLKFWKSVISHSLNQFQVSAASSLLEFCKSLLSHSLNQSKI, from the coding sequence ATGCTACCTTTATCTCTAAAATCGCTTCAAATTGAGTTTTGCGAAGAGCTGACATTTTTGGAGGATTTAAGTGTTTCTCTTCTTGAACTCTTAAAGATTGCTGGGTGTGATTATCTCAAGTGTATATCATTAGATGGTGCGTTACCTGAGACACTCAACCAACTAGAACTTTTTTATTGCAAAGCGCTGGAAACATTATCATCTAGTAGAAATGAGTACCTCCCTAAGGCACTTACATCCATCTGTATTTTTGCTTGTCAAGAGCTAAAGTCAATTGGTGAGTCCTTTGATAATAGCACGTgtcttaaaaatattagtttagaGGCTTGTGAAAATCTTGAATCCTTACCTTCACTACACCATCTTCCTTGCCTTGAGtctattaaaatatatgtatgtccAAAATTGTCGGTGAGAGAAGGTGTTCCCACCAGCCTGAGACAACTCTTAATTAATGAATGCGAAGATGACAAGGGAATGGGAATGCTCACCTCTCTAAAGATGTTGAGATTCTGGGACCTCCCACAGCTTAAATCCATCTCAGACCTGACCAACCTCACCGCTTTTGAAAAGTTGGATATCATTTCACTCTCACTGCTTGAATCCATCTCAGACCTGAACAACCTCAACTCTCTAAAAGAGTTGCTAATCGAAAACCTCCCACAGCTTAAATCCATCTCAGACTTCACCAACCTCACCTCTCTAGGAGAGTTGTACATCAAAGGCCTCCCACAGCTTGAACTAATTCCAAATCTCAGTGGCCTCACCTCTCTAAAAAGGTTGCAAATTGAGAAACTCCCACAGCATGAACTAATCCCAAATCTCAGCGGCCTCAACTCTCTTACAGAGTTGTCCATTAAGGAATGCCAAAAACtcaaatcaattccaagtctcagcggcctcacctctcttAAAAAGTTGCTGATCCATTATCTCCCCAGCTTgaatcaattccaagtctcagcGGCCTCATCTCCCTTGAAATTTTGGAAATCTGTTAtctcccacagcttgaatcaattccaagtctcagcAGCCTCATCTCTCTTAGAATTTTGCAAATCTTTGCtctcccacagcttgaatcaatCCAAGATCTGA
- the LOC123220647 gene encoding mitogen-activated protein kinase 6-like translates to MEGGGAAAQQADTEMEEAPSEPQQPSAAPQAAGIENIPAMLSLGGRFIQYNIFGNIFKVTAKYRPPIMPIGKGAYGIVCSVLNSETNEHVAIKKIANAFDNKIDAKRTLREIKLLRHMDHENWTRIKWLAKEKVIHSLYQDSHKKSCTCSSFSPS, encoded by the exons ATGGAGGGAGGAGGTGCTGCGGCCCAGCAGGCAGACACGGAGATGGAAGAGGCGCCATCAGAGCCTCAGCAGCCATCGGCTGCTCCTCAGGCGGCGGGGATCGAGAACATCCCGGCGATGTTGAGTCTCGGGGGACGATTTATTCAGTACAACATATTTGGGAACATATTCAAAGTGACGGCGAAGTATAGGCCGCCTATTATGCCCATCGGGAAGGGCGCATACGGCATCGTTTG TTCGGTGTTGAATTCGGAGACAAATGAGCATGTGGCAATAAAGAAGATAGCAAATGCATTCGATAATAAGATTGATGCAAAGAGGACACTTCGTGAGATCAAGTTGCTTCGACACATGGATCATGAAAAC TGGACCAGAATAAAATGGCTAGCGAAGGAGAAAGTCATCCACTCATTATATCAAGATTCACATAAGAAGAGTTGTACATGCTCAAGTTTTTCTCCTTCATAG
- the LOC123220637 gene encoding LOW QUALITY PROTEIN: ribonucleotide monophosphatase NagD-like (The sequence of the model RefSeq protein was modified relative to this genomic sequence to represent the inferred CDS: substituted 1 base at 1 genomic stop codon) has product MMAKCPIQSIDIPLLKSLDGLRHLAETRRFKVWFLDQFGVLHDGKXPYPGSISTLEKIATTGAKMVIISNSSRRASTTMEKMKNFGFDTSLFAGTITSGELTHQYLQRRDDAWFAALGRSCIHMTWSDPGAISLEGLDLQVVENVEEAEFILAHGTEALGLPSGEARPTSLEDLEKILALCAAKKIPMIVANPDYVTVEARALCVMPGTLAFKYEKLGGEVRWMGKPDKIIYKSAMNMVGVDASNSIAVGDSLHHDIKGANVAGIQSVFTTGGIHANELGLSGFGEVADLSSVQTLSSKYDAYPSYVLPAFIW; this is encoded by the exons ATGATGGCAAAATGCCCTATTCAATCTATTGACATCCCCCTCTTAAAGAGCCTCGATGGGCTTCGCCACCTTGCAGAAACGCGCCGTTTCAAG GTGTGGTTCTTGGATCAATTTGGGGTCCTTCATGATGGCAAATAACCTTATCCTGGTTCAATTTCTACAT TAGAAAAGATAGCAACCACTGGTGCAAAAATGGTGATCATAAGTAACTCTTCAAGGCGTGCTTCAACCACGATGGAAAAAATGAAGAACTTTGGATTTGATACTTCTCTCTTTGCAGGAACTATCACTAGTGGAGAATTAACACATCAATACTTGCAAAG GAGAGATGATGCTTGGTTTGCAGCGCTCGGAAGGTCTTGCATTCACATGACGTGGAGTGATCCGGGTGCTATATCCCTTGAG GGGCTCGACCTTCAAGTTGTAGAAAATGTGGAAGAAGCTGAGTTTATTTTGGCTCATGGTACTGAAGCTTTGGGGCTCCCTTCTGGAGAGGCACGTCCTACTAGTCTTGAGGATCTCGAAAAAATATTGGCACTTTGTGCAGCTAAGAAAATTCCAATGATTGTAGCCAATCCAGATTATGTGACTGTAGAGGCTAGGGCTCTGTGTGTTATGCCTG GTACTTTGGCATTCAAATATGAAAAGCTTGGAGGTGAAGTGAGATGGATGGGCAAGCCTGATAAG ataatatataaatcagCAATGAACATGGTCGGTGTTGATGCTAGCAATTCCATTGCCGTGGGCGATTCCCTTCACCATGATATTAAGGGAGCCAATGTAGCTGGAATTCAGTCAGTATTTACCACTGGAGGAATCCATGCAAATGAACTTGGACTAAGCGGTTTCGGAGAAGTTGCAGATTTATCTTCTGTTCAAACTCTTTCATCAAAATATGATGCGTATCCATCATACGTGTTACCAGCATTCATATGGTAA